In a single window of the Diospyros lotus cultivar Yz01 chromosome 10, ASM1463336v1, whole genome shotgun sequence genome:
- the LOC127811393 gene encoding zinc finger BED domain-containing protein RICESLEEPER 3-like, producing MLESALKYRRAFHSLSLCDKNYRWCPSSDEWTRGEIICEFLKPFYTITNLISGSSYPTSNLYFGEIWRIECLLTSNLENDDELIASMSARMKEKFDKYWSDYRVVLAFGAILDPTKKFNFLRYTYSKLNPYNYEEKLERVKTALYRLYGEYVNNGLSSSSSMPSSNVSGSQISIGGEQAKKSKNIYDDFEAFDCQVSNDAGKSQLDLYLEEPRIPISGAFDVLAYWRERANRGKIITKMACDILSIPITTVASESAFSIGSCILNKYRSRLHDETVQALLCTRSWLHGFGGNFF from the exons ATGCTTGAGAGTGCACTCAAGTATCGTCGTGCATTTCATAGTTTAagcttatgtgataaaaattataGGTGGTGTCCATCAAGTGATGAGTGGACAAGAGGGGAGATAATTTGTGAATTCTTGAAGCCATTTTATACtatcactaatttgatttctggaTCCTCTTACCCTAcatctaatttgtattttggggaAATTTGGAGGATAGAGTGTCTCTTGACATCCaacttggaaaatgatgatgagttgattgcaagtatgagtgcaaggatgaaagaaaaatttgataagtattggaGTGATTATAGAGTGGTTCTTGCATTTGGGGCAATTCTTGATCCAACCAAGAAGTTTAACTTTTTGAGGTACACTTATTCAAAGCTCAATCCTTATAACTATGAAGAGAAGTTGGAAAGGGTGAAGACGGCTTTGTATAGGCTTTATGGTGAATATGTTAACAATGGTTTATCAAGTTCAAGTTCAATGCCTTCCTCAAATGTTAGTGGATCACAAATTTCCATTGGAGGTGAACAAGCaaagaagtcaaaaaatatatatgat gattttgaagcatttgattGCCAAGTTTCTAACGATGCCGGAAAATCCCAACTTGATCTTTATTTGGAAGAGCCAAGGATTCCAATATCGGGAGCATTTGATGTCTTGGCATATTGGAGAGAGCGAGCTAATAGAGGGAAAATTATTACAAAGATGGCTTGTGATATATTGAGTATTCCGATAACAACTGTAGCATCGGAGTCCGCTTTTAGCATTGGATCTTGTATTTTGAACAAGTATAGAAGTCGTTTGCATGATGAAACAGTTCAAGCTCTCTTGTGCACACGGAGTTGGTTACATGgttttggaggtaattttttttaa